From the genome of Pleuronectes platessa chromosome 19, fPlePla1.1, whole genome shotgun sequence:
AGACGAGCTATATTTAAAACAGACTACAGAACTTTAACATTCACAAATAAACCAATACAACCatgtgtctcctttaaaaagagattttgattttaataaatCAGCGTCATCTTTGTCTCGGTTCCAACACCAAACTGCTGCAGCATCACCAGCATCTCACTGGCACTTTAAAATGAGCTGGACCAGACCTATTAATCCCCAGAACCAGTGGGGAGAAAAGGCCGGTGGAAAAAAACCAGTTGGAGAACAGAAAAACCACGAGTcatcgtcccccccccccccccccccccccccctcgaccaCATCGTGCTCCGATCGGGTCCAGTCGCCAAAAATAACCTCTGAGCGCCGAAACCAGATAATAACCTCGCCTTGTATCCCCATAACAGCCGGTCCTGCCAAAACAtgcatgtaataaaatgtgGGATTTGTGCAGTGGCTTCGTTTTGCGTTGCTCgactgtgcgtctgtgtgtgtctgtttgtgtcttcatCAGAACATGGGACTCCTTCacttcagaggttgtgttaccACCCTGTGTGTCTTGTAGGTTTAttcgtcagcaggattacacagaacTGAGGAAGAATCTGGTGAATTAAGGTTCGGATGTGGATGAAGAGGCaggttttctctttctttaactaTGTTGTgtgtcaaataaaacatttacatcatCAGACAACTTTCTTGTCATTGCAGGAAGCTGTTCTGAACTTTTACATATCACATGATCCTCATCAGGGAAAACAGAAGCCGGATGGTTGTTAGAACACAAGTCAAGAAAATATACAACATAGGTGTAGTTGTTTTTAGGTATTTTAATAAAGAACTGTAACATCATATCTTTAAAACTGCTGATGAAGCCCAGGTGATGATGTAGAAAGTGATGATGTGTCAATCAGCTGCTGGTTCCAGGATCAAGAATAAACTTTGAGGGTCAGTATTTGGACGTGAAGACCTCGCGGACCTCAGAGAGTTTATTCAATCTGCCGATGAAGAGCATGTGTTACGCCTGAAAGCTCAAGATCAGCTCCGTCTTCAGCAAACGCTTGGAACACATACGTAGCTTCAAGAAAAAGAGGAGTGAATGAATCTATTCTACTGTTTGAAagtagttttttcattttttcaaaaCACAATTCACGCTGATCTTTGTTTCTAAAATGTCCATCTCCTTCAAAGTGTCCTCACAACGAAGTGTCTCTGAAGAGAGGGCGACTTCCTGCTCGGTCGAGGCGTCCTGAGGATCGTCTCATTCTACTTCCTGCGTGTGACAtcgagggtcagaggtcagcgaaGTTCAGGAAGCACatgatttttatttaagaaTCCACAAATTATGAAAACGAGTGCccgtgtgtttatttgtgctcGACGCCGCTCTCCGACCCGGAGGCCTGGCTGTGCGGGCctgttagcccccccccccccccacagaaccCCCGACAGCGCCGCCGCCGGCCGCCTGTTTGTTTGACTTCGCCATTATTGAATTGAGACGTGCAGACTCAGTGGACGGGAGGCGGAGCCGGGCGCTGACTCACTTCTTGAAGAGTGCACTTGTTAAATCTCCATCTTGGACGATGTTTAGACTGGAGAGTTTCCAAACTTCAGACTCCGGTCTTGGATGATCCGCCTGCGGGTGAGATCTGTGTTTCTGGAACATGGAGCGGTCTGAGACCAAGCTCTGCATTCCTTCTGGACCTCAGTGCTGACTCGCAAATTCACTTAATGGGGAGAGAGCTTGGATAAACATGGACGAGCACAGAAGCGTTTGGGCTGgaaggacactgaaatgtgcAAGATCAGGCAACATCCAGTTCTCACCGTGGTTCACTGCTCTCATGTAAGAGCTCGGGTCAAGATCAGCAGATTCTATCTTTCACTTTGAGCAGCTTCTAACCAGGCAGATTTTTTTACACTTCCAGATATTCTGAATAATCCTCGAACCTCATTTATCACCTATCAGGGAAAACTTCTCTTTTGCTTCAGTAACAAGATTAAAAAGATTGAGTGTTATTCTTTCTCAAAGCTGATTTCACTTGCAGCAGATTGAAACAGGGGTTAGGATCCTGGATcatagactttaaataaagatggatgacgcatCTCCACCTCTTCCCTCTAACAGAAAATGAAGCCGAAATATCCCTTATTCGAACGCCACCATCTTGCTCATTAGGAGCGATTAGCAGAACCAATAGcaagtcagcctcagctgtttCACCCGGCTCAGGTCAGGTCAGGTCAGGTCAGGTCCGGCTCTGCAGCAGCGGCTCTGTTGTCTGCAGATGTTCAGAAGCCGAGTGGATTCCAGCAGCTTCTCTATCAGCTCCGATCACCACGTCTGTTATTCTCATCGCAGGGGAAACGTTTCTCCAGGCGGACGGGTCGAGTGTGAGCTGCAGGAAAGACGACAAGCACCACAGCTCTTTGTATTTTCGGTTCCTGGGTTTAAGGCACATCAGTGCGGTAACCAcctgcacgggggggggggggggggggggggcacattgttgtttgtctgttataAAGACGAGTCCTGCAAAACTACTGGACGGGTTTCAACCAGAGCCCGGTGGAAGGTttatggtgcagatccaggtcaGGGGGCGGATGCAGGATGTTTTTTCACcttatttaacattttccacatttaggttgtggatgaaaacaataagaaatgttcAGAGGACAGAAATTTGAGAgtctgtgcaatttggtgcaaattTCAAATAAGAATCTGGATCTAGGGAATTTAATTGTGGTATGTGCTCTACACTGAGAGTTTGAAATCCAATATTCTGACTTCCTCCAACTTAACGTTCATTCAACTCATGGAGGCAAACCTCTCTGACGTAGTTCTGTCACTGAGGAAATCCCAGATCTATTTTCATGGCTCCACACCAGCTCatttagtaatttgtgtgaatttaagcatcacaggaagtggagcttCAGTGTTTCAGAGTTTTCTCGAGCTCCTTCATCCCTACGTTCAATTTTCCATCATAATAAATGTCACTCGTCTGAATCCCTGTCAGAAAGGCCGGGTTGTGTTCCAGGCAGCTGCGAGAGATCGGCCCGGAGCCCCACGCAGGAGGAATCTCTCCTGTAAACCGACCCGGCTGCCCAGTCATGACCTCAGCCTCCAAGTATGAACTCCCAGTCTGATCTGTGCCTTGAAAAAGCCCGGCGCTCCACGATAACCAGGACTAATCATGGAGTGTCTGCAGTGGGAGACAACAGAGCGAGAGCCTGATGGATGGACGGGAGGGGCTcagctcacactcacactccagGGCCGTGTGGAGCACCAGGTCTGAACATATCAAAGCATCCTTTGGCTGCATCTCTGCCTCAGACACTGAAGCTCCACTGGTCTCCCAGGTCACATTTCTCAACATACTGGGAACAAACTCCCAGCATGTTGTTTCTCTCCCCTTCAGCTGCAGATGATTTGTGTTCTCGTCTGAACAGAGTGATCCCGACCTCTCGACCCCGCTGATGGACACAGACTGACGTCATGCAGATGGCAGGTGGTCGTGTACAGCAGGGCTCTCTGGGTCCTCCCCCCTGGGGGGGTGTGAGGATGGGATAGAGGGGGcctgcctcccccccctccccccggggTCTCAGCTGTGAAGGGGTTAAAGTGATAATAGCTCCCACTCTGCTTTGTCCATTAGCTTTAAATACTTGTGGCTTGATGTGATGTAATTGAAGCTGCGAGGAGCCGGCAGCTTACATGAGATCTCCATGTGTCCTGACAAGTATTAAAGACCATGACtcaagagaaggggggggggggggggtggggggggcgacGCATTATCCCACATTGTCTCCGGATGTAGTCGACGTAGATGGAATTTAAATTGAGCTGAGAGGAAATCAAAAGAACAAAAACCCTTAAACTCAGCGTAACGTGATCTCGCTCGCAGGCCGGAGCAACGAggctgaattccatttagctTCTCCAGGTCGGACAATCTGTTATTGTGATCCTGAATAGAACCGAAGCTGCTcaagtgtttttaataaaacccATTTTCCTCATGTGGCAATGGTCAAAGTTGATCAGACCTTACACAGGATGTGAGTTTCCCAAATTCATGTGCAAACAAAGACAAGTACACTAATGGGCAGCATGGAGAGAGACCTTAAGACACTTGCAATTAGAAttgcgaaaaaaaaaaaaatccactatGCTTCAATAATTTAGTTTTCCTGTATTCCATAATAGATTTGGCAGTAAAACCCTCAATAAATTGCAAAGGTTTCTTTTAGACTTAGATTGTTGAATTCTCTTTAAAACTGTTAGAGCAAAATggaccatcatgcattgcgggAAACAATAAGTCCCATATAGGATATTTAAGACTATAGCTCCTCACTGGTGAATTTCAAATAATGACAGTCAAGTCGTCAGTGCCCTCTGGTGGACAGCCTTTGTAACCATCTGCAGGTTTCAGCAAGTTCCATTTCAGATAGTGATTAAAGTTTAATCTTAGTAAAGTAGGAGCTTTGGAGAAATCCATAATTACTTAAAGTGAAATAGTCGAGGAGGAAATGCATTAACTTGCCATGGAGACATCTTTAGTGGCAAATGAGTAATGGTAGTTTCAATATCATgctacaaaaaaattaaaggttTTGTTTTACAAAGCCGAGTTATTAAAGTTAATTTTTCAAAAGCCCAAGAGCTAAGGGACAGTAGTTGCTTGTTAACCCTGTCCCCTGCAGAGTTTCAGCTAATAGTTTTGTCCCAGTTCAACCTGAACCTCTGAAGCTAAACTTTACACATTGACCATCAAGGCCCAGCAACTCTGGTTGTGCACCACCCCCTAGTGGTGAACCATACACATGACAAGGCAGCAAGAGTCTGGTCAGAGCCATTTAATAGATGCTTTTAAGAAACACATTTaagtaaaatcatttaaaaagtatTGCTGTACATATTACATACTGTCACACATTAAGAccataacattaaaaaaagattagGACTGGGCCACGACTGCCCCAGGATCCCTCCATGGCCGACCTCTGAAGCACGCCACACGTTTCagatcaaacaggaagtgacacggtGGAATAAGACTGCTGGAGGTGGAGCTAAGTGACAGTCTGAGTGCAGATGTGTCAGGATTGACTCTACGCCAAATTAAAGCTGTCAGCAAACAGAGTAGTGCATTAATGAGCCACGTTTTGAACAGACATGGTGAAACTAGTGAATTGTAGCATTAGTCACTGGTTGACTGAGGCTCACGGGGCGTAAATCATGAATCCAAAGAAAACGTGTGGCGTGCTTTGTAAGAGTCGGCCGGAGACCACGTGAAATCCGATTGTTAAAACAGGCAAACCGCCATCAGGGTCCTCTGCGTGCTGATCCTTCAGACACgctaaaaaaaaatgcttaagTTACAAATGTACAAGTTGGCACAAGATGCCAGAAGCCGCCGTCTCACTGTGGGAGCCGCTTGGCAAACTCTTTCACAACAGAAGACTTGAGCTGTGGGATGTTGGCGATCCTCATCTGCTTCGAAGTGGAGTATTTGCTCTTGATGGCCTGAAGGGAAACAGAGGGTCAGGAATGTAAAAGCAAGAGTCAAAGTTTAACTTTTCAGTCCATGAGCAGAGTACCAGTCTGGCTGGAGGAGCCACTCACCATGTGCTTGGTCTGCCCGTCGTTCACCTTCGTAACATTCTTGGCAATGTGCGCCATGACAGGAATCAAACTCTCTGCTGTGTAGTCCATGTAGTGCTGCAGTGTCACATCCTGAGGAGACACAACATGGTCCAGAGTCAGGGAAGGGTTCACCAAGAAGTTAAGACTCTAAGGTACGGAGAGCTCGATCCAAAATGTGAACTTTACAAAACTTAAACTACAGCCTTCTTCACAAGAAAACAGTGAAGTGATTCTGTGTAGTTTTACTTTGATAGTTAGTGTTTAAGCTGACATACTGCTTCCTTTAGTACagggacaataaaaaaaaaaaagtgtattgaTTTGGTGCTTTTTCATAAAAATTCCCTCATTTCTACACTGGTTTAGAAATCTAGAAGAGCATTGGAAGTAGACGCTCACCCATTCACCAGCATCCAGGATCTGGAGGGTGAGAGCGAAAGCAGCACTGGCCAACAGGGAAGGTGGGAAGTGAGCCATCTCATAGTCGACCATGGTGAGCTCCAGGAGGTATTTAGCCAGCGTGTGCTGCTCGGCGGTCACCTGAGGGACGACAGACATGTCAGTTCTTATAGAACATCCACTAATCTGttagatttagtttcttttggGCCAAGATGCAGATACCTCATAGATCTTTGAGGCCCTCCTGAGGAACTGCAGGGGAAGAGGGCGGCCGAGCTGGAACTTGAGCTGCCGCAGGATGGTCATCTCCATGTCTCGGATCTGGAGCGTGGTGTAGGCCCGGTCGGTCACGTAGGCGAAGTCGGAGATCTCTGGGGGGTACATCTCCTCGTACTTGGAAGCGAGGAACATGGAGGTCACACcgaccagctgcagctgcttcttgGGGACTGGGTGGTCCTGCAGGAGACGGGTTTACACGTTTAGTAAAAACAGACCAACACTTCCTGCTGTGCAGAGGGAAGCAGTGTGAAGGTTCACTCCTCACCTGAAGAAAGCGATCGATGATTCCCACAGTCATGTACATGGTCTCCTGCAGCAGGCGGAACTTCAGGCTGACCTGCACCAGCCAGTCGATGAGAATGGCTCGCATGTTACCGGTGACCTCGTGGCCCTCCAGGTAATGGTGCCTGACGTCCTGCTCCACCTGAGGAGACAAGACTCTGGGTTAGAACCAAAGCAGAGCTGCAGATTCACATGGAGTTTGATCTGAGACCTGGACGCTTCTTACCTCCAGCAGCCGCAGGTACTTGTAGATGTCTTTGACGTATTCGCTGCAGAGCATCGGGTTCTCGTAGTCGTCTGCGTCCACGTCCCTGACGGCTGTCTCCAGCATGACGTCTGAGAACGCCTGGATGAGGTCGCCAGGCTCACAGCCAGATGTCTCCATGGGACAGGGGGACACTGGTTCAGGGAGAACCTGCACGGTGGAAACAGGAGATCAACCACCACACCACACCCAGCAGTCGTTTGGGTCTTAATGGGGAAAGAGGCTCTGGGCACTCACCTGCACCTCTGGCACTTCCAGAACCTCCGGCTTAACGGGAACAACATTTTTTGGTGCTTTTGGTTTTTCAACCACTGGtgcagctttttccactttaaccACTCTGGTCTTCTTGACTGCTTCGGTCTTCACGGTCTAGAAATGAgggatagattttttttttaaatcaggggaGAAATGTGGCAACGCAACTCTGCcacagccaaacacacaaactacattAAACTCCAGCTCAGACTAAAGGTTTGTTTATTCTTCAAAGTGGTGAAATGTTCAACCTGGTGCAGCTCTGTTGGTTTTACAGGCGCTGCTCTGCCTTGAGGGAAATTAACTGCTTCTAGCTAACAGTCATTTACACTGAGACAAAGACACTGGCTGGTTTCCTGTGGAATGCTCCCAAGTGTTAAAATAGGCAATTTCCTATTGTTAAAAACTTGACTCCATGTTATGAGCTGAAATGACAGTGGGTGCATTTTTTAAAAAGGTGGTGGCCCTCTATGCATAGGCAGATTCCTATTGTTCCACCATTTTAGGTCTTGAGTGAAGCTGATGACCTCAAACACAACATGACTGCTTCACATGCAACAGCTTGAAGAGCACTTAGAAATACATGAATATACATTAGATATAAGGTTTTAGGGCGTTAGCATTGTTGTGCTGCAGATTTAAGTAGAGACTCTGCGTTAGAaactctgcagctgcttcatttgacGGATGTGAACCCACAGACATTAGCTATATTATATAAACGTTATGAAACTTTAAATCGCGTGCTCACCTTCCTCTGCACCTCTTTCACTGCGACGTTCCCGATCTCACCGAGGGCCGCCCGGGGCTTGAGTGTGGGCCCGGTCACCGAGCACGTCTTCCCGGGGAGCTCGGTCCTGGCGGAGGCCAAACGGTTCTGCACAGAAACACCGGAAGAGACGAGTTAAATGAGAATTAACACGTCAATAGGATTTTGTTAGAATTTGATCACTGAGGAGAACCGGAGGAGCAGAACCCACCGAGACGATTTaaactcaaatatataaaacttcACAGCCACTTTTCCTCTGAATGTTTCAGCGAAGTTCAGCCGGAAGTAACAAAGATGAGGAACATTATAATAAGATTTAAATAACTTACTCTGGTAACACGGAGAGCCATTTTCACGATGTGTGTTCGTTCGTTCAAAGATGGAGACTCGTTCAGGGGAATGATGCGGTTTCCTTTCGAAATGCACAGCCCTGGTTTAAATCCTCGCTCTCTGgaagctgattggctgagcGCAGATTACTGCCGGCGTCTGATTGGTCCAGCGCACCTGCTTCAAATGCGTTCCTCGGACAACGACTACTCGTGAGACATTCTCACTTCCTTTTCCGGtttagaggattttttttttttttaattcttagaataataaaataatagtgataataataataaggattCTGGAGGcatatttaattgaattaatttttatttttatttatttttcttgtaaatgtaaatttaaCACGTTCTTATGTTGCTTATACTATGTTCTCTTAGgaacatatattatatttatttattaaatatttatcgatgtatagtgtgtgtgtgtgtgtgtgtgtgtgtgtatgtgtgtgtgtgttcgtaggCATAAAGCTGATTTAACTTAATATATGCTAATGTGGataaaaagtatattttatatattttaaaaatatgtatCAAATTGCTGTCCATGGTGTCATTGTCAGTTCACTGAATTCATATAAATACTGTAGACAGGAGAATAAAACCTTCTTAAAAGTAGTAGGCCAGTATCTGTGTGTTGTTTACAGCTTTGTTTCTCATTTGTCTAGTATATGCACTGTTTGGTCACTGTTTATAGAAGTTCATAACTcacaacaaatatttttaagtTGAAGGAATAACAATAcatctattttaaatgttcttatGGATGTTAGTGTATTTAACTAAGAGTCCGTGGAGAatagctgtgagatccagtcATAAGTAAAACCCTTGGTCCCAAAGTCCACCTTTGAGAGTAAATAAATCTGTAAATGGTTTATATGCAATTGGAAATTGTGTGAgtctctctttgctttcttgTAATACAAAAACACTGAATACATTTATCAGCCCAGAGAGAATAGATATGTTTGTTTGATCCTAGAGTTACTAAAACATTGTTCCTCTGAGGTATTTCCATCTACCTTGGTGCCGTTGACGTCAATAAACTTCTACATGAGCCGTGACATCTCTGTGCATCAATGCTGTCATGAAGTTATTCACCATCTTGTGCAGAATTTAAGGCAAgggttaaacatttttacatttttcctttGGTTTATCACAATTTACTCAGATACAGTATCAGGCCCACTGTAGCTGATACTGGGAATACAGTCCAAGGTCGTGCATGTTGATCTGATACAGGTGGAGCTTTTCATGATTCATATCGAGTCCGAGATCTGTCAAACTAACTAGTAAACTTTCATAAACCAGTATTTACATATCTCATTGAATACATGTTGCCCTCAGACAGGGTGGTGGCCTGTGTGACACCAGAGGCAGCTGACTTTCTACAGAGTGGCATCCAAGGCAGCTGCCACAACACATCAGTGGCACTTTGTGTAGTTGTTGTCCcgaggtgcccccccccccccccccccgatctgccGCTGCCACGCTGGGAGTTCGCTCTTCCTGAGGTCCGGCTCGGTTCTCCTGGTTCCTGGTTCCTCCGCGCATGCGCACAGGTGTCTTGTGGGCCCGGAGCATGCGCAGTGGGTCGCGTGGAGTCTCTCCGGATGTGGAGGATGTTTCCTCAACAGTCTCCAGCTCCTCGTCAGAGGACGTTTGTGAAAACATCCAGCGGAGCCCGTGTGGCCTGAAGAGGCAGAAACAGACCCACCTAGACGGCCCTAGTGAGTCCGATCCGCCCGGTCCACACGGAACTTTCCTCGGAACCGAGTGAGGAGGACAACAGCTCGTTTCTCTGCGGCAGGAAGGTGAGTTCTCTGGCTCCACGGAGACATCGGCAGCTAGCACAAGTTTCCGGAGTGAGAAGTTAAACCTTGAACGATCTTTAAGTCGCTTTTTAGTCCAATGTTTTATTACAGAAGAACCGtgaatctaaataaataatccaTTGAGTCAACACGTGTCGCTGAAAACTTTTCTCGACCATCTGCGAGGCTGTAAATCAAGAAGCACAACAGCTAGCTGAGTTAGCTTCCTAACTTAAATCCACTACAAAGCCAGGAAGTGAATAAAGAAGACGATCAGCACTTCACTACTTTAATCCTCGAACACCGACACCTGTAAACAAGCTCGTGTTGTTTGTACATTAGTGGCTAAATCAACACTTTAGCATCAGCAGCCATTAGCACCTAGTCACTGTGATAAACGCGTTTTAACTCCGGATTTAATCGTGGCGAAGCTGGTTTGTTGTAAGTTAACATCAACTTGAGTGATGTGTTCGTGACTGAAGGAGAAACAAAGACCAGACAAAGCAGGAGGCGACAGTTTTTGTGCTGAAGCTAACACCTGCTAGCATGCTACCATTAGCAGGGATCACGAGAATCTGCTCGCTTGTTGTGGGGGGCTAACAGTCGTTAGCATGCGAGCTATTGATCCAAACCACCCGTTGAATTAAAAGTTAAGATGTCTGTCTGTTTGGTAGAAAACACTTTAAtaacttttgttttaatgtccGCGTAACCCGGACTcgtgttggagtttttttttttgtttgaggaAGCACCGCTAGCTGTCGCCATTAGCCTGCTAGCATGACTCAGTTGATTTGTGGGAGTGACACGGCTGTGGCCCAGTGTTTTCCAGGAAGCTGCAGATTATCACCGCAGCGGCGATgcaggggatgggggggggactTTACAGATCTAAACCGGAAGTGAAGTTAGTGTTTATGTAGCCTCGGGGGGATGTTAGCATGCTACAGGTTCACACGACGTGTTGGCAGCAGGGAGCGAGTTCGATCTCGATCTACAGGTGTT
Proteins encoded in this window:
- the ccnb1 gene encoding G2/mitotic-specific cyclin-B1, which produces MALRVTRNRLASARTELPGKTCSVTGPTLKPRAALGEIGNVAVKEVQRKTVKTEAVKKTRVVKVEKAAPVVEKPKAPKNVVPVKPEVLEVPEVQVLPEPVSPCPMETSGCEPGDLIQAFSDVMLETAVRDVDADDYENPMLCSEYVKDIYKYLRLLEVEQDVRHHYLEGHEVTGNMRAILIDWLVQVSLKFRLLQETMYMTVGIIDRFLQDHPVPKKQLQLVGVTSMFLASKYEEMYPPEISDFAYVTDRAYTTLQIRDMEMTILRQLKFQLGRPLPLQFLRRASKIYEVTAEQHTLAKYLLELTMVDYEMAHFPPSLLASAAFALTLQILDAGEWDVTLQHYMDYTAESLIPVMAHIAKNVTKVNDGQTKHMAIKSKYSTSKQMRIANIPQLKSSVVKEFAKRLPQ